The following are encoded together in the Daphnia magna isolate NIES linkage group LG8, ASM2063170v1.1, whole genome shotgun sequence genome:
- the LOC116929541 gene encoding bromodomain and WD repeat-containing protein 3, translating to MRNLNITYAKCRKRRRTVNNNSRCSSGSAANVSLEEGLSSPIVERTVYHCPYCSFWHQTLDGFHGHLTKNHQQGDQTYQCTYCHLTADSRRDIWNHIHRLSQKDSVHKRATCLVRSENLIERYAVYLKTVQVPASAKCGQLSQNSISVNDSFPREPIKNIELTPDSENSPSFETDEDLLTFDGSPISMFTDVTVPLVDCVKNNSSFGLQLDKVQLMADEDSIGSIPKKRRIDENLKNDLRILNKSEINNTSNTLSGIRRISKQADSESEKDTLQSHDNLLNRSKQRHRQSNENMFQTNGSCGSSESDLVNDDSDLDTRAPSSSSSSEYSDWSNETEVNLEPPRFTRASISKPRLRRNSDKKPIRACDVLFSLTPRRLPFYPQIGDEVVYFRQGHELYLDIVKQKKLYKFNPRSLPWYSETIGEQEFVKIIGIKYEIKPQMTYFLKLGCMDPATRTLTGKSFIVKYHDIEEVLDFFVLQQDYDLAIQRTWQPGDCFRSVVRNVRGIQVWWEGLIEEREPLSNQFPDSPFLCYRIRWKNNKLDRASPWDLEKPDPNRRPTNHEAGVGTLPQEISNLLYKPLAEEWSPIGDRDTECDRISAGFNKVMDMYVAKHFLVPVNLELYPTYASVVKYPMDLSTIKARLESRFYRRVSAVQYDVRRIYINAFKFNLPTSDIVRNSSVVSDLCLEIIRNRDSNDVKALYQQVLEKYRIRDEKEEKAAEQIRNAEKDKTLDDPKPKKKKPTPLATTSDPCWKQQCKGLLEILKQSEDAVLFSELAKVQDEPDYLQVMDYPMDLETVHEELRLNSYATPIDFARDIRVIFENSKSYFTNKKSRNWCMTARLSAVFEEHISKILTSFKQPDESPNQSVGSNSKDDNSKEHESFSPMASTNETVQEVGDTIENNNIISRHTNKEQAVVEASSSTQLADADEQISVCNASVIDGADGVNERNTDIPDTSFERDKLVDKKKTLLSEKEQSDIDIENGYRELETIKADIQKDIQLLSEEQQQINAYYSFLLEHGEDRDGSDAKTSKVSKLTSLLALKKKINGQLVHCTKQKLTQELSWREHQATALKLELRLNLLDPCENALEFRTVEKMLAEKRNHEIQSEGELNLTKGEIVALEKEQKDMDRQISDLKAMHDKMTEMETRKTAIQLQILNKKSKENDLIEDLTKRITAWKTLEMKLIQILYEEAIGDIEKIAKEKFNKLNQLVEGSLKR from the exons ATGAGGAATTTAAATATCACATATGCTAAATGCCGTAAGCGAAGG aggACTGTCAACAACAATTCTAGATGCAGTTCAGGTTCAGCTGCTAATGTGTCCCTGGAAGAGGGGCTGTCATCCCCCATAGTTGAAAGGACAGTGTACCACTGCCCCTACTGCTCTTTTTGGCATCAGACACTTGATGGCTTTCATGGCCATTTAACTAAGAATCACCAACAAGGGGATCAAACGTACCAATGCACGTACTGCCACTTAACCGCGGATTCTCGCCGCGATATTTGGAATCATATACATCGACTTTCGCAGAAAGATAGCGTCCACAAAAGAGCTACATGTCTCGTGCGCTCGGAAAATCTTATCGAACGCTACGCTGTTTATCTGAAAACAGTGCAGGTGCCAGCATCTGCCAAATGTGGTCAACTGTCCCAAAATTCCATCAGTGTCAATGACTCTTTCCCTCGCGAACCAATCAAAAATATTGAATTGACTCCCGATTCTGAAAATTCTCCATCATTTGAAACCGACGAAGACCTCCTCACTTTTGACGGAAGTCCAATCTCAATGTTCACCGACGTTACTGTACCGTTAGTTGACTGCGTTAAAAATAATTCGTCATTTGGACTTCAGCTTGACAAGG TTCAACTCATGGCAGATGAAGATTCTATTGGATCTATTCCTAAGAAAAGGCGAATCGACGAAAATCTGAAGAATGACTTACGAATCTTGAACAAATCTGAAATTAATAATACCTCAAATACTCTTTCAGGAATCCGTCGTATCTCAAAACAAGCGGATAGCGAGTCAGAGAAAGATACGTTACAATCTCATGACAATTTATTAAACCGTTCTAAACAACGTCACCgacaatcaaatgaaaatatgtTCCAAACCAATGGCTCCTGTGGCAGCAGCGAAAGCGATCTGGTCAATGACGATTCAGATTTAGACACGCGTGCACCGTCATCCTCATCATCTTCGGAATATTCAGATTGGTCAAACGAAACAGAAGTGAACTTGGAACCACCACGATTTACTAGAGCAAGCATATCTAAACCAAGACTTCGCAGGAACTCAGATAAGAAGCCCATTCGAGCGTGTGATGTATTGTTTTCTCTCACTCCACGCAGACTGCCTTTTTATCCTCAAATAGGCGATGAAGTCGTGTATTTTAGACAAG GTCATGAACTCTATTTGGACATcgtcaaacaaaagaaactttACAAATTCAATCCTCGCTCTCTTCCTTGGTACAGCGAGACCATTGGTGAACAAGAATTCGTTAAAATTATTGGTATAAAGTATGAGATCAAACCTCAAATGACGTATTTTTTGAAG CTTGGTTGCATGGATCCAGCTACAAGAACGTTAACAGGGAAATCCTTCATCGTGAAATATCACGATATTGAAGAAGTGTTGGATTTTTTTGTACTTCAACAGGATTATGATTTGGCTATCCAGCGTACTTGGCAACCGGGCGACTGCTTTAGAAGTGTCGTAAGGAATGTCCGTGGTATCCAAGTTTGGTGGGAAGGATTAATCGAGGAACGCGAACCTCTAAGTAACCAATTTCCCGATTCCCCGTTCCTTTGTTACCGCATCAG atggaaaaataataaacttGACCGCGCTAGTCCATGGGACTTGGAAAAACCCGATCCAAATAGAAGACCTACTAACCATGAGGCAGGTGTTGGAACGCTACCGCAAGAGATATCCAACTTATTGTACAAACCGTTGGCGGAAGAATGGTCCCCAATAGGGGATAGAGACACAGAGTGTGACCGAATTTCTGCGGGTTTCAACAAGGTCATGGATATGTACGTGGCGAAACATTTTTTGGTGCCCGTGAATCTCGAACTGTACCCTACCTACGCTTCCGTTGTCAAGTATCCAATGGATCTGTCTACAATCAAAGCAAGACTGGAAAGCCGTTTCTATCGACGAGTGTCTGCGGTTCAGTATGATGTACGCCGTATATACATCAACGCATTTAAATTCAATCTACCAACGTCAGACATTGTTCGAAATTCATCAGTCGTTTCGGACTTGTGTCTTGAGATTATCCGAAACAGGGATTCTAATGACGTCAAAGCCTTGTACCAACAGGTTTTGGAAAAATACAGAATCCgggatgaaaaagaagaaaaagctgcAGAGCAAATCAGAAACGCTGAAAAGGATAAAACGTTGGACGATCCAAAACCAAAA aaaaaaaaaccaactcCTTTAGCCACGACTTCTGATCCATGCTGGAAACAGCAGTGTAAGGGTCTATTAGAAATCTTAAAACAGTCCGAAGATGCAGTTCTGTTCAGCGAGCTAGCCAAAGTTCAAGACGAACCAGATTATCTTCAGGTGATGGACTACCCGATGGATTTGGAGACAGTGCACGAAGAACTTAGGCTTAACAGCTACGCAACGCCGATAGATTTCGCAAGAGATATCCgtgttatttttgaaaattccaAAAGCTATTTTACCAATAAAAAATCGCGCAACTGGTGCATGACCGCTCGATTGTCGGCCGTGTTTGAAGAACACATTAGCAAAATTCTTACTTCCTTTAAGCAGCCGGACGAGTCACCTA ACCAATCCGTGGGCTCAAACTCGAAAGACGACAACTCGAAAGAGCATGAATCATTTTCACCAATGGCTTCAACCAATGAAACTGTTCAAGAAGTTGGAGATACTAtagaaaacaacaatattATATCTCGTCACACCAATAAAGAACAG GCTGTCGTCGAGGCGAGCTCTTCTACTCAGCTGGCAGATGCAGATGAACAAATATCCGTCTGCAATGCGTCAGTCATTGACGGCGCAGATGGCGTCAACGAACGCAATACAGACATTCCCGACACGAGTTTTGAAAGAGATAAGCTCgtagacaaaaagaaaacattgttGAGTGAGAAAGAACAGTCGGATATCGATATTGAAAATGGATACCGTGAACTGGAGACAATCAAAGCTGATATCCAAAAGGATATCCAACTATTGTCGGAAGAACAGCAACAAATCAATGCATACTATTCCTTTTTGTTGGAACACGGCGAAGATAGAGACGGGTCGGATGCCAAAACCTCCAAAGTATCCAAGTTGACTTCACTGTTAGCGCTCAAAAAAAAGATCAATGGCCAGCTGGTACATTGTACAAAGCAAAAGTTAACTCAAGAACTTTCATGGAGAGAACACCAAGCAACTGCGTTGAAACTCGAACTTAGATTGAATTTGCTGGATCCATGTGAAAATGCGCTAGAATTCAGAACAGTTGAAAAAATGCTAGCCGAGAAAAGAAATCACGAAATCCAATCAGAAGGCGAATTAAATTTGACCAAAGGCGAGATCGTGGCGTTAGAAAAGGAGCAAAAAGATATGGATCGCCAAATATCGGATTTGAAAGCCATGCACGACAAAATGACTGAAATGGAAACTAGGAAGACGGCGATACAACTTCAAAtactaaacaaaaaatcaaaggaAAATGATCTGATAGAAGACCTTACTAAACGCATAACCGCATGGAAGACGCTTGAAATGAAGTTGATTCAGATCCTTTATGAAGAAGCCATTGGCGACATAGAGAAGAttgcgaaagaaaaattcaataaattgAATCAGCTTGTAGAGGGTTCCCTCAAACGATAG